In one window of Gemmatimonadota bacterium DNA:
- the mgtE gene encoding magnesium transporter, with translation MNSDVRDPTRQEPWQHLQALIQAESRYVLPSYIGSLTSTELARTVSRLSQEEHTRLLGLLSPQDAAELIDRIGDVQAVDLIEDLPPAEAAAIVDEMYSDAQADLLGGLKDEEAEAILEAMPDERAAEVRQLLQYPDETAGGIMLTEFVSYPVDFSVQDVIEDLRNRHDEYVGYDVQYLYVSDGAKLSGVLRLRDVLMALPGQQLTEVMVEDPVRVNVLTPLEQMRDLFETYTYLGLPVTNEEGRLVGVVRAADVKEKLTEQTESEFLKTSGIVGGEELRSMPVLTRSSRRLSWLSVNVVLNILAASVIVLYQDTLEAAIILAVFLPIISDMSGCSGNQAVAVSIRELALGLVRPGEILRVLAREASVGLMNGVVLGALLAGAALFWQGNPYLGLVVGTALAANTLLAACLGGCIPLALRAMKADPALASGPMLTTVTDMCGFFLLLSLAQFMLPKLV, from the coding sequence ATGAATTCCGACGTCCGAGACCCAACCCGCCAGGAACCCTGGCAGCATCTCCAGGCGCTCATACAGGCCGAATCGCGGTACGTGCTGCCTTCCTACATCGGTTCGCTTACGTCCACCGAACTGGCACGGACCGTCTCGCGCCTGAGCCAGGAAGAACACACCCGGCTGCTCGGCCTCCTGTCGCCCCAGGATGCGGCGGAGTTGATCGATCGCATCGGGGACGTGCAGGCGGTCGACCTGATCGAGGATCTTCCACCTGCCGAGGCCGCGGCGATCGTGGACGAAATGTACAGCGACGCCCAGGCCGATCTGCTCGGTGGTCTCAAGGACGAGGAAGCGGAAGCCATTCTCGAGGCGATGCCGGACGAAAGGGCCGCGGAAGTCCGGCAGCTACTGCAATATCCGGACGAAACGGCCGGCGGGATCATGCTGACCGAGTTCGTATCCTATCCCGTCGACTTTTCCGTGCAGGACGTGATCGAGGACCTGCGTAACCGCCACGACGAATACGTCGGTTACGACGTGCAGTACCTGTACGTATCGGACGGGGCGAAGCTGTCGGGTGTTCTGCGGCTGCGTGACGTGCTGATGGCCCTGCCCGGCCAGCAACTCACTGAAGTCATGGTGGAAGATCCCGTGCGCGTCAACGTGCTTACGCCGCTCGAGCAGATGCGCGACCTCTTCGAAACCTACACCTACCTGGGGTTGCCGGTCACGAACGAAGAAGGCAGGCTGGTCGGCGTGGTACGTGCCGCGGACGTGAAGGAAAAACTGACGGAACAGACCGAAAGCGAGTTCCTCAAGACAAGCGGCATCGTAGGCGGCGAGGAACTGCGCAGTATGCCCGTCCTGACGAGGTCCTCGCGACGGTTGTCCTGGCTCAGCGTAAACGTCGTCCTGAACATCCTGGCCGCGAGCGTCATCGTCTTGTACCAGGACACGCTGGAAGCGGCGATCATCCTGGCGGTCTTTCTTCCCATTATTTCGGACATGAGTGGGTGCTCGGGCAACCAGGCGGTCGCGGTGAGCATCCGGGAACTGGCCCTGGGGCTCGTACGGCCCGGGGAGATCCTGCGCGTCCTCGCCAGGGAGGCCTCCGTCGGCCTCATGAACGGCGTGGTCCTCGGCGCATTGCTCGCCGGCGCCGCCCTGTTCTGGCAGGGGAATCCCTACCTGGGCCTCGTCGTCGGAACCGCCCTGGCGGCCAACACGCTGCTGGCGGCTTGTCTGGGAGGGTGCATTCCCCTGGCGCTTCGGGCGATGAAGGCCGATCCCGCTCTGGCGTCCGGTCCCATGCTCACGACGGTAACGGACATGTGCGGCTTCTTTCTTTTGCTGAGCCTGGCACAGTTCATGTTGCCGAAACTGGTCTGA
- a CDS encoding phytanoyl-CoA dioxygenase family protein, with the protein MMTPEQRYLFDVFGYLHIENALSKQELEACQRASARYMNTPEDKLPPGFGFDGKRHLHGFAFDKSLEALTRHPSIWSIVRELTNDKPRLISGTLQVDRPGESAVGGLHCAREGFGWESTRYETHHGRVYCDDIIVFPYLDDVFPGDGGLIVLPGSHKANFPRPDSLFNDGLMHGVEDLAPGVVNITPRAGDIIVTSELMTHGILEWRPGDRIRRILVLRYKPQHAGLAMPFPDEIKAVLSPETLELIETAHYNHVKDIVKDDMAGGPESGPEDDQVGDPEDGRQGAAP; encoded by the coding sequence ATGATGACCCCGGAACAACGGTACCTGTTCGACGTGTTCGGCTACCTGCACATCGAGAACGCGCTGTCGAAGCAGGAGCTCGAGGCCTGCCAGCGCGCGTCGGCCCGGTACATGAACACGCCGGAGGACAAACTGCCGCCGGGATTCGGGTTCGACGGCAAGCGCCACCTCCACGGCTTCGCCTTCGACAAGTCGCTCGAGGCCCTGACCCGCCATCCGTCGATCTGGTCCATCGTGCGGGAACTCACCAACGACAAGCCCCGGCTGATCAGCGGCACGCTCCAGGTGGACCGCCCCGGGGAATCGGCCGTAGGGGGCCTGCATTGCGCCCGGGAGGGTTTCGGCTGGGAGAGCACCCGCTACGAGACCCATCATGGACGGGTCTACTGCGACGACATTATCGTGTTTCCCTACCTGGACGACGTTTTTCCCGGCGACGGCGGCCTTATCGTGCTGCCCGGATCCCACAAGGCGAATTTCCCCCGGCCGGACAGCCTGTTCAACGACGGACTCATGCACGGTGTGGAGGACCTCGCACCGGGCGTGGTCAACATCACGCCCCGGGCGGGCGACATCATCGTGACTTCCGAGCTCATGACCCACGGCATCCTCGAATGGCGGCCCGGTGACCGGATCCGGCGCATCCTGGTGCTGCGGTACAAGCCCCAGCACGCCGGACTGGCCATGCCGTTCCCGGATGAGATCAAGGCCGTACTGTCCCCCGAAACGCTGGAACTCATCGAGACCGCCCACTACAACCACGTCAAGGACATTGTCAAGGACGACATGGCCGGCGGCCCGGAGAGCGGCCCGGAGGACGACCAGGTGGGCGACCCGGAGGACGGACGGCAAGGGGCAGCCCCATGA
- a CDS encoding class I SAM-dependent methyltransferase, which produces MANNRQYRSRTMFVGTRGVKEYRASIPRWVNGSDTVLEIGCEWGTTTTIIAEHAAAVIGTDVSPVVIERARERHPHIRFETLDAFDVRAALELNEDFTKIYIDMSGISGYRSLLDLIALLNSYAAVLRPEAIVVKSGALKHFASRCIPFGDDGAWRERGHDNP; this is translated from the coding sequence ATGGCGAACAACAGGCAGTACCGATCCAGAACGATGTTCGTGGGTACACGCGGCGTCAAGGAGTACCGGGCCAGCATACCCCGCTGGGTGAACGGCTCCGATACCGTGCTCGAAATCGGCTGCGAATGGGGCACGACCACCACGATCATCGCCGAACACGCCGCGGCCGTCATCGGCACGGACGTCAGCCCGGTGGTCATCGAAAGGGCCCGGGAACGCCACCCCCACATCCGGTTTGAAACGCTGGACGCTTTCGACGTGCGGGCCGCGCTCGAATTGAACGAGGACTTCACCAAGATCTATATCGACATGTCGGGGATATCAGGATACCGGTCGCTGCTGGACCTGATCGCCCTGCTGAACAGCTACGCCGCCGTATTGCGACCGGAAGCGATCGTGGTCAAAAGCGGCGCCCTGAAGCACTTCGCCTCCCGTTGCATTCCCTTCGGAGATGATGGAGCCTGGCGTGAGCGAGGACATGACAACCCGTGA
- a CDS encoding transporter substrate-binding domain-containing protein has protein sequence MHIFKGCYLNVWPVDCQVEVPWQGCRERGTSRRRKGVSTRAIVLFLTVVFIGLTAVLCDGSGIPEPPKYTGDLSELQSRGVVRVIVRPDAVDHLPRNAEPVELDHDIARSIAESLNLKLRLVTVEDHQSMVDKLLLGEGDLIAANLTDTPDRMAKTAFSVPYHFVDEYLIVPAGESVPDSLGDLNGMAISVRASSSYYQTLMELQKQVPGLRINTVPETMLTESIIDGVARGEYEATVCDNNLWYAVASEYYELTAPLALSVNREVVLLMRPGDDELKEKVDEILLARQISPTRERVYTDDLDGLKKRGRLRMITRNNALTYFIHRGMQVGYEYELLREFAGRNDLRLEIVIPDDHAKLLDYLNEGKGDVVAAAMTISDERAAAASFTTPYNDVDEVVVVRSDEEGISGFGDLAGRTVHVRGSSSFLVPLRAAADSVEGLEIVELPGDVETEEIMFGVEDGTYDVTLADSNLLEVEQAYGHDLKAAFSIGPASLGWAVRKDNSGLLAALDQYIRQEKRGLFFNLMRKKYFENIRTIAKSKDSLRVDLSGQLSPFDDQVKKFAGYYGQDWRLVTAQMYQESRFDPDAVSWVGAQGLMQVMPATGEQMGFTELHDPEVGIHAGVKYMDHLLGRFDPKLPMETRVHFALASYNVGYGHLLDARRLAREKGWDSNRWFGNVEEAMLLLSRPEYYSRARYGFCRGGQPVHYVENIQQYYDAYLEVLASADPVQVKADEPTRPEPLALDGPLRPDRPVLYDTTTELAIPK, from the coding sequence ATGCATATATTCAAGGGCTGTTATCTTAACGTATGGCCCGTGGACTGTCAAGTTGAGGTCCCCTGGCAGGGATGCCGGGAACGGGGAACATCAAGAAGGAGGAAGGGTGTGTCGACGCGCGCCATAGTCCTGTTTTTAACGGTCGTATTCATCGGTTTGACCGCTGTGCTTTGCGACGGCTCCGGTATTCCGGAACCGCCCAAATACACGGGGGATCTTTCGGAGCTTCAATCGCGCGGCGTCGTCCGCGTCATCGTCCGTCCGGACGCAGTCGACCATTTGCCCCGAAACGCGGAACCGGTCGAGCTCGACCATGACATCGCTCGGAGCATAGCCGAATCGCTGAACCTGAAGTTGCGGCTTGTCACTGTCGAGGACCATCAATCCATGGTCGACAAGCTTCTGCTGGGCGAAGGAGACCTCATCGCCGCGAATCTCACGGATACGCCGGATCGGATGGCAAAAACGGCCTTTTCCGTGCCCTATCATTTTGTCGATGAATACCTGATCGTCCCCGCAGGCGAGAGCGTCCCGGACAGTCTCGGTGATCTGAACGGTATGGCGATCAGCGTTCGTGCGTCCAGCTCGTACTACCAGACGCTGATGGAATTGCAGAAACAGGTGCCCGGCCTGCGTATAAACACCGTACCTGAAACCATGCTGACGGAAAGTATCATCGACGGGGTCGCCCGCGGCGAGTACGAGGCGACGGTCTGCGACAACAACCTGTGGTACGCCGTGGCGAGCGAGTACTACGAGCTGACCGCCCCGCTTGCGCTGTCGGTAAACCGCGAGGTCGTCCTGCTGATGCGACCCGGGGACGATGAGCTTAAAGAGAAAGTCGACGAGATCCTGCTTGCCCGGCAGATATCGCCCACCCGCGAGCGCGTTTACACCGATGACCTGGACGGATTGAAGAAACGCGGCCGGCTGCGCATGATCACGCGAAACAACGCGCTTACCTACTTCATTCACCGCGGTATGCAGGTCGGCTACGAATATGAACTCCTGAGAGAATTCGCCGGGCGGAACGACCTGCGGCTGGAAATCGTCATACCGGACGACCACGCCAAGCTGCTCGACTACCTGAACGAGGGCAAGGGAGACGTCGTCGCCGCGGCCATGACGATCAGTGATGAAAGGGCGGCCGCTGCATCATTCACGACGCCGTACAACGACGTGGACGAAGTGGTGGTCGTCCGCTCCGATGAAGAGGGCATTTCAGGCTTCGGGGATCTCGCCGGCCGAACGGTGCACGTCCGCGGCAGTTCATCGTTTCTCGTACCGCTCCGCGCCGCCGCCGATTCCGTGGAAGGCCTGGAGATCGTCGAGCTGCCCGGCGACGTCGAGACGGAGGAAATCATGTTCGGTGTCGAGGACGGCACCTACGACGTGACCCTGGCGGACTCGAACTTGCTGGAAGTGGAACAGGCGTACGGACACGATCTGAAGGCCGCGTTCAGCATCGGGCCCGCGTCCCTGGGATGGGCCGTGCGCAAGGATAATTCGGGACTACTCGCAGCCCTCGACCAGTACATCCGCCAGGAGAAGCGGGGACTGTTCTTCAACCTGATGCGCAAGAAGTACTTCGAGAACATCCGCACCATCGCCAAGTCCAAGGACTCGCTGCGGGTCGACCTGAGCGGACAGCTGTCGCCATTCGACGACCAAGTAAAGAAGTTCGCCGGCTATTACGGCCAGGACTGGCGCCTTGTCACCGCGCAGATGTACCAGGAATCCAGGTTCGATCCTGACGCCGTGAGCTGGGTAGGCGCCCAGGGACTCATGCAGGTGATGCCGGCCACGGGCGAGCAGATGGGATTCACCGAGTTGCATGACCCGGAAGTAGGTATCCATGCCGGCGTCAAGTACATGGACCATCTTCTCGGACGGTTCGACCCGAAGTTGCCGATGGAGACACGGGTGCACTTCGCGCTCGCGTCCTACAATGTCGGATACGGCCATCTCCTCGACGCCCGCCGCCTGGCCAGGGAGAAGGGGTGGGACAGCAACCGGTGGTTCGGAAACGTCGAAGAAGCCATGCTGCTCCTTTCCAGGCCCGAGTATTACAGCCGGGCCCGGTACGGTTTCTGCCGGGGAGGACAGCCGGTACACTACGTCGAGAACATCCAGCAGTACTACGACGCCTACCTGGAAGTACTCGCCTCGGCCGACCCTGTCCAGGTCAAGGCCGACGAACCAACCCGCCCGGAACCGCTCGCGCTCGACGGTCCGCTTAGACCGGACCGCCCGGTCCTCTACGACACCACGACCGAACTCGCCATCCCGAAATAG
- a CDS encoding mechanosensitive ion channel family protein, translating into MRQKNAGSTGPGGKEWTMDTLINLLELSWQWSGQEIGIAFAILLGTFVVKWVFKHLMTRVAKRLARVTTTHLDDLLIMAVEKPLEWVILVLGLYLTVYTLRPPEMVMGVLRAGFWVPFSLLTAWMIFRCVNVFTSMLKEWARKTDTALDDHLVPLVERALQIMVWILAALMILQNLGYSVSGLLAGLGIGGLAVALAAQKTLADVFGSIMLLVDRPFVAGDWIVSPDREIEGVVESIGFRSTRIRTFEQTLVSIPNNRLAEFVIDNISSRPYRRVWITVGLTYDTPSDSMREAVSRIEKLLRTHPEVSQESTMLVRFNEISENSLDIMVYYFTATTVWADYLRIREDVNLKIMEIVESLGLEMAFPTRTIHLSPDSEDLETGD; encoded by the coding sequence ATGCGACAAAAAAATGCCGGAAGTACCGGCCCTGGCGGGAAGGAATGGACTATGGATACCCTCATCAACCTCCTTGAGCTGTCGTGGCAGTGGTCGGGCCAGGAAATCGGCATCGCCTTCGCGATTCTCCTGGGAACCTTTGTCGTAAAATGGGTGTTCAAGCACCTGATGACCCGCGTCGCCAAACGGCTGGCCCGCGTCACCACGACCCACCTGGACGACCTGCTGATCATGGCGGTCGAGAAACCCCTCGAATGGGTGATCCTCGTGCTGGGGCTATATCTCACTGTCTATACGCTGCGTCCGCCCGAGATGGTCATGGGAGTGTTGCGGGCCGGGTTCTGGGTGCCCTTTTCCCTCTTGACGGCCTGGATGATCTTTCGATGCGTCAATGTCTTTACGTCGATGCTCAAGGAGTGGGCGCGCAAGACGGATACGGCCCTGGACGACCACCTCGTGCCCCTCGTAGAACGGGCGTTGCAGATCATGGTATGGATCCTCGCCGCACTCATGATCCTGCAGAACCTGGGCTACTCGGTGTCCGGTCTGCTGGCCGGCCTGGGGATCGGCGGACTGGCCGTGGCCCTCGCCGCCCAGAAGACCCTGGCCGACGTCTTCGGGTCCATCATGCTGCTGGTCGACCGGCCCTTTGTGGCGGGAGACTGGATCGTTTCGCCGGACCGGGAAATCGAAGGCGTGGTGGAGAGCATTGGATTCCGCAGCACCCGGATCCGGACCTTTGAACAGACCCTCGTCTCCATCCCCAACAACCGGCTGGCTGAATTCGTGATCGACAATATCTCGTCCCGTCCATACCGGAGGGTATGGATCACGGTGGGACTCACCTACGATACGCCGTCCGACTCGATGAGAGAGGCGGTTTCAAGGATAGAAAAACTGCTGCGCACCCATCCCGAGGTCAGCCAGGAATCGACCATGCTCGTGCGGTTCAACGAGATTTCCGAGAACTCGCTCGACATCATGGTCTACTACTTTACCGCGACTACGGTATGGGCGGATTATCTGCGGATCAGGGAGGACGTCAACCTGAAGATCATGGAGATCGTCGAATCGCTCGGTCTCGAGATGGCCTTCCCCACCCGGACAATTCATCTCTCGCCGGACTCCGAAGACCTGGAGACCGGGGATTAG
- a CDS encoding L-rhamnonate dehydratase (catalyzes the formation of 2-keto-3-deoxy-L-rhamnonate from L-rhamnonate), producing MNIRNIHAFTVDLSKARKAVKTSLQRKGRQPSGPMDRYPEYRGRRGDAGAAWPSAACIVESDDGTFGLGLTQHSGPVLPIVNEHFRPLLTGQSVVATEKCYDLMVRASAAYGSLGATSYAISAVDLALWDLKGKLLGRPVYELLGGPQKDRIVCYATGFDFDWYLELGFRAVKLPMPYGPEDGIDGLNKAVEMVEETRSAIGNDVELMLDCWMALDVEYAVRLGESLKPYQLKWLEDYLMPHDLDGFAAVRRRLPGQGLATGEHWYLAEPFLYAAEHRLVDIFQPDVKWCGGLSAAVRICHIAEAAGLTVAPHGAMNDPYGQHLVFAMPAARWGERSSGVSPPGVPLSDMVELPGTAVIEGGCLVPSDAPGFGIEADRAWLDRVAV from the coding sequence ATGAATATCCGGAATATCCACGCCTTCACCGTGGATCTGTCCAAGGCCAGGAAGGCGGTAAAGACATCGCTGCAACGAAAGGGACGGCAGCCGTCAGGACCCATGGACCGGTACCCGGAGTACCGGGGTCGGCGCGGAGACGCGGGAGCCGCCTGGCCTTCGGCGGCGTGTATCGTGGAATCGGACGACGGTACTTTCGGCCTGGGACTGACCCAGCATAGCGGTCCCGTCCTCCCCATAGTCAACGAGCATTTCAGGCCGCTTTTGACGGGGCAGTCCGTCGTGGCCACGGAAAAGTGCTACGATCTCATGGTTCGAGCGAGCGCGGCCTACGGAAGTCTTGGCGCGACGAGCTACGCCATCAGCGCCGTGGACCTGGCCCTGTGGGATTTGAAAGGAAAGCTGCTGGGCCGGCCCGTGTACGAACTGCTTGGCGGTCCGCAGAAGGACCGCATCGTCTGCTACGCCACGGGGTTCGATTTCGACTGGTACCTCGAACTGGGGTTCAGGGCGGTGAAACTGCCCATGCCCTATGGACCGGAAGATGGTATCGACGGATTGAACAAAGCGGTGGAGATGGTGGAGGAGACCAGGTCCGCGATCGGAAACGATGTCGAGTTGATGCTGGACTGCTGGATGGCGCTGGACGTGGAATACGCCGTGCGCCTCGGCGAATCGCTGAAGCCCTACCAGCTGAAGTGGCTGGAAGACTACCTGATGCCCCACGACCTGGACGGGTTCGCCGCCGTCCGCCGGCGCTTGCCCGGGCAGGGCCTCGCGACCGGAGAACACTGGTACCTGGCCGAACCGTTCCTGTATGCCGCGGAGCACCGGCTAGTGGATATCTTCCAACCGGACGTCAAGTGGTGCGGTGGGCTCTCCGCCGCAGTCCGCATCTGCCACATCGCCGAAGCCGCGGGCCTGACCGTCGCCCCGCACGGCGCCATGAACGATCCCTACGGCCAGCACCTGGTCTTCGCCATGCCCGCGGCCCGTTGGGGAGAACGTTCCAGCGGGGTCTCTCCGCCCGGAGTACCCTTGTCGGATATGGTTGAATTGCCGGGAACGGCCGTGATCGAAGGCGGTTGCCTGGTCCCCAGCGATGCCCCCGGTTTCGGCATCGAAGCGGACCGGGCCTGGCTGGACCGCGTGGCCGTCTGA